From one Scophthalmus maximus strain ysfricsl-2021 chromosome 19, ASM2237912v1, whole genome shotgun sequence genomic stretch:
- the castor1 gene encoding cytosolic arginine sensor for mTORC1 subunit 1 isoform X2, whose product MRRVGCRKAFFLSRTHTHTHTHSLCTDPRSTNMDLHILDHRLRVTSISKDGLVNFTHPLIKLIFLRNRTRCKFFSLTETPENYTVVLDEEGFKELQPSEHLKVESSIWLPLNVVSNGNASSSSQAVGVTKIAKSVIAPLAQQHVSVFMLSTYQTDFILVREKDLSVVVSTLEEEFNIYKESGGESVPVHCQDVSGGLQKNGKEALQPTVHPVLIPQNHFCVMSLDPDTLPSIATTLIDVLFYSSSPKEEPPSSPSPDLDCIKFFSFSLIDGYISLVMDTEAQRRFPADLLFTSSSGELWRMVRIGGQPLGFDECGIVAQISQPLADSDISAYYISTFSFDHALVPEEDIVSVTDMLQHQRKEAATS is encoded by the exons ATGCGAAGAGTCGGCTGCAGGAAggcattttttctctctcgcacacacacacacacacacacacactcactctgcaCCGATCCCCGATCGACGAACATGGACTTGCACATCCTGGACCACAGACTCCGGGTCACCAGCATATCCAAGGATGGGCTGGTGAATTTCACACACCCCCTGATCAAGCTGATCTTCCTCCGCAACAGGACACG ATGCAAGTTTTTCAGTCTGACAGAGACGCCGGAGAACTACACAGTCGTCCTTGACGAGGAAGGATTCAAAG aaCTTCAGCCCTCGGAGCACCTCAAGGTGGAAAGCTCCATCTGGCTGCCGCTCAACGTGGTCTCCAATGGCAACGCCTCCAGCAGCTCGCAGGCTGTCGGCGTCACCAAGATCGCCAAGTCGGTCATCGCCCCGCTGGCGCAGCAGCACGTCTCGGTCTTCATGCTCTCCACTTATCAGACCGACTTCATCCTG GTGAGGGAGAAAGACCTGTCCGTGGTCGTCAGCACTCTGGAGGAGGAGTTCAACATCTACAAGGAGTCGGGAGGGGAGTCGGTGCCCGTGCACTGCCAGGATGTGTCCGGCGGCCTCCAGAAGAACGGCAAAGAAG CCCTCCAGCCCACAGTCCACCCGGTGCTGATCCCCCAGAACCACTTCTGCGTCATGTCCCTGGACCCGGACACGCTGCCGTCCATCGCCACCACGCTCATCGACGTGCTCTTCTATTCCAGCAG CCCTAAAGAGGAGCCGCCGTCTTCCCCCAGCCCGGACTTGGACTGCATCaagttcttctccttctccctcatcGACGGCTACATCTCACTGGTGATGGACACCGAGGCTCAGAGAAG GTTTCCCGCCGACCTGctcttcaccagctcctccgGCGAGCTGTGGAGAATGGTGCGTATCGGGGGACAGCCGCTGGGCTTCG acGAGTGCGGCATAGTCGCCCAGATATCCCAGCCCCTCGCCGACAGCGACATCTCCGCCTATTACATCAGCACCTTCAGCTTCGACCACGCTCTG GTTCCCGAGGAGGACATAGTGAGCGTGACGGACATGCTGCAGCATCAGAGAAAGGAAGCAGCCACCAGCTGA
- the castor1 gene encoding cytosolic arginine sensor for mTORC1 subunit 1 isoform X3 translates to MRRVGCRKAFFLSRTHTHTHTHSLCTDPRSTNMDLHILDHRLRVTSISKDGLVNFTHPLIKLIFLRNRTRCKFFSLTETPENYTVVLDEEGFKELQPSEHLKVESSIWLPLNVVSNGNASSSSQAVGVTKIAKSVIAPLAQQHVSVFMLSTYQTDFILVREKDLSVVVSTLEEEFNIYKESGGESVPVHCQDVSGGLQKNGKEALQPTVHPVLIPQNHFCVMSLDPDTLPSIATTLIDVLFYSSSPKEEPPSSPSPDLDCIKFFSFSLIDGYISLVMDTEAQRSNDIQFYRHRGAKTPEALHIEEVDIRESLTQTF, encoded by the exons ATGCGAAGAGTCGGCTGCAGGAAggcattttttctctctcgcacacacacacacacacacacacactcactctgcaCCGATCCCCGATCGACGAACATGGACTTGCACATCCTGGACCACAGACTCCGGGTCACCAGCATATCCAAGGATGGGCTGGTGAATTTCACACACCCCCTGATCAAGCTGATCTTCCTCCGCAACAGGACACG ATGCAAGTTTTTCAGTCTGACAGAGACGCCGGAGAACTACACAGTCGTCCTTGACGAGGAAGGATTCAAAG aaCTTCAGCCCTCGGAGCACCTCAAGGTGGAAAGCTCCATCTGGCTGCCGCTCAACGTGGTCTCCAATGGCAACGCCTCCAGCAGCTCGCAGGCTGTCGGCGTCACCAAGATCGCCAAGTCGGTCATCGCCCCGCTGGCGCAGCAGCACGTCTCGGTCTTCATGCTCTCCACTTATCAGACCGACTTCATCCTG GTGAGGGAGAAAGACCTGTCCGTGGTCGTCAGCACTCTGGAGGAGGAGTTCAACATCTACAAGGAGTCGGGAGGGGAGTCGGTGCCCGTGCACTGCCAGGATGTGTCCGGCGGCCTCCAGAAGAACGGCAAAGAAG CCCTCCAGCCCACAGTCCACCCGGTGCTGATCCCCCAGAACCACTTCTGCGTCATGTCCCTGGACCCGGACACGCTGCCGTCCATCGCCACCACGCTCATCGACGTGCTCTTCTATTCCAGCAG CCCTAAAGAGGAGCCGCCGTCTTCCCCCAGCCCGGACTTGGACTGCATCaagttcttctccttctccctcatcGACGGCTACATCTCACTGGTGATGGACACCGAGGCTCAGAGAAG CAACGATATTCAGTtttaccgtcacagaggagcaaagacaccagaagcTCTTCACATTGAAGAAGTTGACATCAGAGAAAGTCTGACCCAAACCTtttga
- the castor1 gene encoding cytosolic arginine sensor for mTORC1 subunit 1 isoform X1, whose translation MRRVGCRKAFFLSRTHTHTHTHSLCTDPRSTNMDLHILDHRLRVTSISKDGLVNFTHPLIKLIFLRNRTRCKFFSLTETPENYTVVLDEEGFKELQPSEHLKVESSIWLPLNVVSNGNASSSSQAVGVTKIAKSVIAPLAQQHVSVFMLSTYQTDFILVREKDLSVVVSTLEEEFNIYKESGGESVPVHCQDVSGGLQKNGKEALQPTVHPVLIPQNHFCVMSLDPDTLPSIATTLIDVLFYSSSPKEEPPSSPSPDLDCIKFFSFSLIDGYISLVMDTEAQRRRVRHSRPDIPAPRRQRHLRLLHQHLQLRPRSGSRGGHSERDGHAAASEKGSSHQLIPEIPFELRPPPSHSITLPRLLQHQLHAVAMRGGGGDD comes from the exons ATGCGAAGAGTCGGCTGCAGGAAggcattttttctctctcgcacacacacacacacacacacacactcactctgcaCCGATCCCCGATCGACGAACATGGACTTGCACATCCTGGACCACAGACTCCGGGTCACCAGCATATCCAAGGATGGGCTGGTGAATTTCACACACCCCCTGATCAAGCTGATCTTCCTCCGCAACAGGACACG ATGCAAGTTTTTCAGTCTGACAGAGACGCCGGAGAACTACACAGTCGTCCTTGACGAGGAAGGATTCAAAG aaCTTCAGCCCTCGGAGCACCTCAAGGTGGAAAGCTCCATCTGGCTGCCGCTCAACGTGGTCTCCAATGGCAACGCCTCCAGCAGCTCGCAGGCTGTCGGCGTCACCAAGATCGCCAAGTCGGTCATCGCCCCGCTGGCGCAGCAGCACGTCTCGGTCTTCATGCTCTCCACTTATCAGACCGACTTCATCCTG GTGAGGGAGAAAGACCTGTCCGTGGTCGTCAGCACTCTGGAGGAGGAGTTCAACATCTACAAGGAGTCGGGAGGGGAGTCGGTGCCCGTGCACTGCCAGGATGTGTCCGGCGGCCTCCAGAAGAACGGCAAAGAAG CCCTCCAGCCCACAGTCCACCCGGTGCTGATCCCCCAGAACCACTTCTGCGTCATGTCCCTGGACCCGGACACGCTGCCGTCCATCGCCACCACGCTCATCGACGTGCTCTTCTATTCCAGCAG CCCTAAAGAGGAGCCGCCGTCTTCCCCCAGCCCGGACTTGGACTGCATCaagttcttctccttctccctcatcGACGGCTACATCTCACTGGTGATGGACACCGAGGCTCAGAGAAG acGAGTGCGGCATAGTCGCCCAGATATCCCAGCCCCTCGCCGACAGCGACATCTCCGCCTATTACATCAGCACCTTCAGCTTCGACCACGCTCTG GTTCCCGAGGAGGACATAGTGAGCGTGACGGACATGCTGCAGCATCAGAGAAAGGAAGCAGCCACCAGCTGATTCCTGAAATCCCATTCGAGCTccggccccctccctcccactccatCACTCTCCCACGCCTGCTCCAGCACCAGCTCCATGCAGTGGccatgagggggggggggggggacgactaa
- the LOC118314244 gene encoding uncharacterized protein LOC118314244 isoform X2 encodes MMNYAAGFLKVCAWTVMVSATSQARRAPKQPSCSLKGLTNLTRSEVAESLALFEEANGNDSGTWSPGFPELRVRPDPSKIQCSLLFMVKGLEEVLEDQRSNLNPGAVALHGALERAIFNARMLANCVNHTLGWQCDFPPPAPAMPTGHLFQRIQWSCTLLQAARGYLKWLQHQFSLHCSKATGKGEGKVHVATHPRYLEASGYLP; translated from the exons ATGATGAATTACGCAGCAG GTTTTCTGAAAGTTTGTGCCTGGACGGTGATGGTGTCGGCCACCTCGCAGGCACGGCGTGCACCGAAACAGCCTTCGTGCAGCCTGAAGGGGCTGACCAATCTGACCCGGAGCGAAGTTGCCGAGAGTCTGGCCCTTTTT gaGGAGGCCAACGGGAACGACTCCGGCACGTGGTCCCCAGGCTTCCCTGAGCTGAGGGTCCGCCCGGACCCCTCCAAGATCCAGTGCAGCCTCCTCTTCATGGTCAAAGGCCTGGAGGAAGTGCTGGAGGACCAGAGGAGCAACCTGAATCCGGGGGCTGTTGCGCTCCACGGGGCGCTCGAGCGCGCCATCTTCAACGCCCGCATGCTCGCGAATTGTGTGAATCACACCCTCGGATGGCAGTGCGACTTCCCGCCGCCCGCGCCCGCGATGCCCACCGGGCATCTGTTCCAGAGGATTCAGTGGAGTTGCACGCTGCTGCAGGCGGCCAGGGGCTATCTGAAGTGGCTGCAGCACCAGTTCAGTCTCCACTGTTCAAAGGCGACGGGGAAAGGTGAAGGCAAAGTCCACGTGGCAACGCATCCGCGATACCTGGAGGCGAGCGGATACCTCCCGTAG
- the LOC118314244 gene encoding uncharacterized protein LOC118314244 isoform X1: protein MGDCALAGFLKVCAWTVMVSATSQARRAPKQPSCSLKGLTNLTRSEVAESLALFEEANGNDSGTWSPGFPELRVRPDPSKIQCSLLFMVKGLEEVLEDQRSNLNPGAVALHGALERAIFNARMLANCVNHTLGWQCDFPPPAPAMPTGHLFQRIQWSCTLLQAARGYLKWLQHQFSLHCSKATGKGEGKVHVATHPRYLEASGYLP from the exons atGGGAGATTGTGCACTTGCAGGTTTTCTGAAAGTTTGTGCCTGGACGGTGATGGTGTCGGCCACCTCGCAGGCACGGCGTGCACCGAAACAGCCTTCGTGCAGCCTGAAGGGGCTGACCAATCTGACCCGGAGCGAAGTTGCCGAGAGTCTGGCCCTTTTT gaGGAGGCCAACGGGAACGACTCCGGCACGTGGTCCCCAGGCTTCCCTGAGCTGAGGGTCCGCCCGGACCCCTCCAAGATCCAGTGCAGCCTCCTCTTCATGGTCAAAGGCCTGGAGGAAGTGCTGGAGGACCAGAGGAGCAACCTGAATCCGGGGGCTGTTGCGCTCCACGGGGCGCTCGAGCGCGCCATCTTCAACGCCCGCATGCTCGCGAATTGTGTGAATCACACCCTCGGATGGCAGTGCGACTTCCCGCCGCCCGCGCCCGCGATGCCCACCGGGCATCTGTTCCAGAGGATTCAGTGGAGTTGCACGCTGCTGCAGGCGGCCAGGGGCTATCTGAAGTGGCTGCAGCACCAGTTCAGTCTCCACTGTTCAAAGGCGACGGGGAAAGGTGAAGGCAAAGTCCACGTGGCAACGCATCCGCGATACCTGGAGGCGAGCGGATACCTCCCGTAG